The following are encoded together in the Lathyrus oleraceus cultivar Zhongwan6 chromosome 3, CAAS_Psat_ZW6_1.0, whole genome shotgun sequence genome:
- the LOC127132326 gene encoding piezo-type mechanosensitive ion channel homolog isoform X2, with the protein MVRFIPGFALPIILLTASILNWSLMSLADLIAFLFIQYTALRKGSRFHQQSLISWSVLILSSLTLLSHAIFHVVLAIEGDHWSTADAQWAQLIGFIRVQSWRTLPIDYFLVMQVLATFLSLIEIYGNGCGQDAWRKFYSGHLCSSSPRIGSHLKGLCVLLMPAIQLIAGISHASWVSLPFFICSSIGLVDWSWTSNYIGIFRWWRYLLYYAGFNIILLYIYQLPIEFPETIRSIFYHFGLFKLSTKSEWSEVCSALSLLLFYITLSWIRNELAEMKIITSTRENDLTEELLPTRRSLFVHEYRFGVRHRSFILQGAISQTFSINFLAYGFPISLLVLSFWSFHFASLCSFGLLAYVGYILYAFPSMFRLQQLNGMLLVFILLWAASTYIFNVALTVSNNKSPKDMKIWETIGLWHYPIPAYYLLAQFGLGFLVAVCNLVNNSVLLCITDQGQLTADESVVEEEEDTTVLVVATIAWGLRKCSHVIILTLIFLIAIRPGLFHAVYMIFFLIYLLSNAINSKLRQAVILLCEAQFALQFILRLDLISKHLDQKGSYAFQILSQLGMLNHIHSVDFFKISIVACFCAIHNHGLQTLLTFSAIVRHTSCPPVGFNILRAGLIKPVCLSGYSPRSSEGQGTHERKTISYLKVIRQKFLSAYRSCGKYIAFLTILLSVYLCTPNYASFGYLFFLLLWISGRQVVGKTRKHLWFPMKLYAIFVFFSIYSVGVFSSSKIWFPGIIGFQTAFGYDPEASVLQNIWEPLAVLVVMQLYSYERRQSKSSGSSNYDAPEIRPFPFTRRLLVRHTDKILYFALIYASISPISAFGFLYLVGLLNFLRLPKSSQIPAKVFLVYSGLLIMVEYLFQMWGDQAKMFPGQDHSQLSLLMGLQLYKPGFKGLESGLRGKVVVIVACILQYNVFRWLEKMQFVNGNGDRWNEPCSLFSPVDDPNETPSSPTIKRGTRSRSWPTINSVLSLGLDSAQRDGVKKNQLLHFWGSSKDSLKWNRKRLLFLRKERLEMQKTVLKVSLTFWIENMFNLFGLEINMIVLLLASFAVLNAISLLYIASLAACVFLHRLLIKKLWPVFVFLFASIITIEYLAIWMHLAFVHQQIGEQVPCRDCWRVSDIYFSYCKRCWLGIIVDDPRMLISYYGVFMFSCFKFRADQASTLNGLEMYQKILSQWKSASVLSDLSFETKGYWTILDHLRLYGYCHLLDFVLSLILITGTLEYDMLHFGYLGFALVFFRMRLKILKKGNQIFRYLRMYNFVVIVLSLAYQSPFVGDFSEIKSGYIERINELVGFHKYDYGFRITSRSSFVEIIIFMLVSLQSYMFSFPEFVYVSKYLEKEQIGAILRQQEKKAAWKTAQLQHTRKTAVLKHARSLQVEKMKSEMLNLQDQLHNMSTDANCSNASLEIDGLRERGNSSLDFHRESEFWKKDLDINTESTVPNNVNQSLLSEKSARPLAPEYWKHPIDSPHGIVDVKDRTEHNGDFDLKIRNRYKLRVRKNALVSAVHFIGKGVSQVQSLGNMAVSNLMNYLKIEHEELESTDDSSDDEEYYEIENQNTGAEPLESTFSLHSVNDHTGPDTAYLQIGIIFRCMWSRMRSNNDVVCYCCFILIYLWSFSLLSVVYLAALFLYALCQNTGPGYIFWVTMLIYTEMCILLQYLYQIIIQHTEFEFHVSLLQELGFPAKKITSSFVTNNLPYFLVYIFTLLQTSITVKDGGWTIAADSSFSKRRNQNFIEDVNCSTFQDRLERLFLPLKNLLKRLVRSLCRYWRSLTWGAETPPYFVQLSMEVNMWPEEGIQPKKIESRINKSLKILHNRRCREDKLFKLHSASRVRVQSIEKSEENENLCLIVFEVLYASPSIEFTAEEWYSSLTPAEDVSNEIRKAQHIGIFKEIGFPYRIISIIGGGKREIDLYAYIFGADLAVFFLIAIFYESVMKANSEFLEVYQFEDQFPEDFVSVLMVVFFLIVLDRIIYLCSFATGKVIFYLFNLVLFTYSITKYAWDMDPLHRYSGRLAIRAIYFTKAISLVLQAMQIHFGIPHKSTLYRQFLTSSVSRVYVLGFRLYRAIPFLYELRCVLDWSCTTTSLTMYDWLKLEDIHASLFLVKCDVVLNRASHQQGQKQTKMTKFCGGICLFFVLMCVIWTPMLMYSSGNPTNIANPIKDASVRIDIKTLSGRLTLFETTLCEKISWERLEARASLDPLGYLSAYNGNDIQLICCQSDASRLWQVPPIVQARFMKSLRWNMDITFYWEFTRDRPKGKEVVKYELTIQEQDLPTSYEVARVFNGTSNSFPVFNIYPRYFRVTGSGDVRSLEQSILTGITSLKVELVSGDLVLNRGDPEWWSFYDLDISDSHGCGKFPGPMAIIVSEETPQGIIGETLSKFSIWGLYITFVLAVGRFIRLQCSDLRMRIPFENLPSCDRLMAICEDIYAARAEGELEVEEILYWTLVKIYRSPHMLLEYTQAE; encoded by the exons ATGGTTAGGTTTATACCTGGATTCGCTCTACCTATCATTCTCCTTACAG CATCTATACTTAACTGGAGTTTGATGTCTTTGGCTGACCTAATAGCATTCCTATTCATTCAGTACACCGCTCTTAGAAAAG GATCTCGTTTCCATCAACAATCTTTGATATCATGGTCTGTTCTTATATTATCCTCATTGACGCTGCTCTCACATGCCATATTCCATGTTGTATTGGCCATCGAGGGGGATCACTGGAGTACTGCTGATGCTCAGTGGGCTCAGCTAATTGGATTTATAAG AGTGCAGTCTTGGAGGACTTTGCCGATTGACTATTTTTTGGTCATGCAAGTATTAGCAACCTTTCTTTCTCTAATTGAAATATATGGAAATGGATGTGGTCAAGATGCATGGAGAAAATTTTATTCAGGGCATCTATGCTCTTCCTCTCCGCGAATAG GATCTCATCTCAAGGGATTGTGTGTTTTATTGATGCCTGCTATTCAACTAATTGCTGGGATTAGTCATGCATCTTGGGTTTCCTTGCCTTTTTTCATTTGCAGCAGTATTGGGCTAGTAGATTGGTCTTGGACAAGCAATTATATAGGTATCTTTCG GTGGTGGAGATACCTTCTATATTATGCTGGCTTCAATATCATTTTGCTGTACATATACCAACTTCCTATTGAATTCCCAGAGACCATTAGGTCGATATTTTACCACTTTGGGCTATTCAAACTTTCTACAAAATCAGAATGGTCAGAAGTTTGTTCTGCTCTTTCACTTCTACTTTTCTACATTACG CTATCTTGGATCAGAAATGAGCTAGCCGAAATGAAAATCATCACATCAACAAGAGAAAATGATTTGACTGAGGAACTTCTTCCCACAAGACGGTCTCTCTTTGTTCATGAATACAG GTTTGGCGTGAGGCATAGAAGTTTCATATTGCAAGGAGCTATTTCTCAGACGTTTAGTATTAACTTTCTAGCATATGGTTTTCCG ATTTCCTTGCTGGTTCTTTCATTCTGGAGTTTCCACTTTGCAAGTCTCTGCTCATTTGGGTTGCTTGCTTATGTGGGATACATCTTGTATGCCTTCCCTTCCATGTTTCGATTGCAGCAGCTGAATGGCATGCTTCTTGTTTTCATTCTTCTTTGGGCAGCTAGCACATATATCTTCAACGTGGCACTCACTGTCTCCAATAACAAATCACCGAAG GATATGAAAATATGGGAAACTATAGGCTTGTGGCATTACCCTATCCCGGCATACTATTTGCTTGCACAATTTGGTCTTGGTTTTCTTGTTGCTGTGTGCAATCTTGTAAACAATTCAGTGTTATTGTGCATTACTGATCAAGGACAATTAACAGCTGATGAATCTGTTGTGGAAG AGGAAGAAGACACCACAGTTTTAGTTGTGGCTACAATAGCATGGGGACTACGCAAGTGCTCACATGTTATAATTTTAACATTGATATTTCTTATTGCAATAAGACCCGGTCTTTTTCATGCTGTTTATA TGATTTTCTTTTTAATTTATCTTTTAAGCAATGCAATCAACAGCAAATTACGGCAAGCTGTTATCCTTTTATGTGAGGCGCAATTTGCACTTCAGTTCATTCTTCGGCTTGATTTGATCTCCAAACATTTAGACCAGAAAGGTTCATATGCTTTTCAAATTCTCTCACAATTAG GCATGCTTAATCATATCCATTCAGTGGATTTCTTCAAAATATCGATTGTTGCCTGCTTTTGTGCAATTCATAATCACGGGCTTCAAACACTTCTTACATTTTCAGCTATTGTGCGACACACATCTTGCCCACCAGTCGGGTTTAACATTTTGAGAGCTGGCTTGATCAAACCTGTCTGTTTATCGGGTTATAGTCCAAGATCTAGTGAAGGCCAGGGAACTCATG AGAGGAAGACCATATCATATTTGAAGGTTATAAGGCAGAAGTTCCTTTCTGCTTATCGGTCATGTGGTAAATACATTGCCTTCCTGACAATTCTCCTCAGTGTATACCTATGCACACCAAACTATGCTTCATTTGGTTACTTATTCTTTCTTCTACTGTGGATAAGTGGAAGGCAAGTTGTAGGGAAAACAAGAAAGCATCTCTGGTTTCCTATGAAATTGTATGCTATATTTGTGTTTTTCTCAATTTACAGCGTTGGTGTCTTTTCCAGCTCAAAGATATGGTTTCCTGGGATCATTGGTTTTCAAACTGCCTTTGGCTATGACCCAGAAGCTTCAGTGTTACAAAACATTTGGGAACCCTTGGCTGTTTTGGTAGTGATGCAGCTGTATAGCTATGAAAGGAGGCAGAGCAAAAGTTCTGGGTCTAGTAACTATGATGCACCTGAAATAAGACCTTTTCCTTTTACCAGACGTCTGTTGGTCAGGCATACTGATAAGATACTATATTTTGCCCTGATTTATGCATCTATATCACCTATAAGTGCATTTGGTTTCCTGTATCTTGTTGGTTTACTTAACTTCTTAAGATTACCAAAGTCTTCTCAGATCCCTGCAAAAGTATTTCTAGTTTATTCAGGACTTCTTATAATGGTGGAATATCTTTTCCAGATGTGGGGAGATCAAGCTAAGATGTTTCCTGGCCAAGATCACTCTCAGTTATCCTTACTTATGGGTTTACAGCTGTATAAGCCTGGTTTTAAAGGTTTAGAGTCAGGGTTGAGGGGAAAGGTTGTGGTTATTGTAGCATGTATACTTCAATACAATGTTTTTCGTTGGTTGGAAAAGATGCAATTTGTTAACGGAAATGGAGATAGATGGAACGAGCCTTGTTCTCTATTCAGTCCAGTTGATGATCCTAATGAAACTCCTAGTTCACCAACAATTAAAAGAGGTACAAGAAGTCGTTCATGGCCAACAATTAATTCTGTATTATCCCTAGGGCTAGATTCAGCGCAAAGAGATGGAGTAAAAAAAAATCAACTTTTACATTTCTGGGGGAGTTCAAAGGATAGCTTGAAGTGGAACAGAAAGCGGCTTCTTTTCTTGAGAAAAGAGAGGCTGGAAATGCAGAAGACTGTTTTAAAAGTATCTTTGACGTTCTGGATAGAGAACATGTTCAATTTATTTGGTCTTGAAATCAACATGATTGTTTTGCTTCTTGCTAGCTTTGCTGTGTTGAATGCCATCTCCTTGCTCTATATAGCATCACTTGCTGCTTGTGTTTTTCTACATCGGCTACTCATTAAAAAGTTATGGCCTGTTTTTGTTTTTCTATTTGCTTCTATCATCACTATTGAGTACTTGGCTATCTGGATGCATCTTGCTTTCGTGCACCAACAGATTGGCGAACAAGTACCATGCCGTGACTGTTGGAGAGTATCAGATATATATTTCAGTTACTGCAAAAGGTGTTGGCTAG GAATTATTGTTGATGATCCTCGTATGCTTATTAGCTATTATGGGGTTTTCATGTTTTCATGTTTCAAATTCCGGGCTGATCAGGCATCTACTCTCAATGGATTAGAGATGTATCAGAAAATACTGTCGCAATGGAAGTCTGCATCTGTACTGAGTGATCTTTcttttgaaacaaaaggatattGGACAATTCTTGACCACTTGAGGCTTTATGGTTATTGTCACTTGTTAGATTTCGTTCTTTCATTAATTTTGATTACAGGAACTCTTGAATATGACATGCTGCATTTTGGCTATCTTGGTTTTGCTCTAGTTTTCTTCCGAATGAGGCTAAAAATACTAAAGAAAGGAAATCAAATCTTTAGGTACTTAAGGATGTACAACTTCGTTGTTATCGTCCTGTCTCTTGCATATCAATCTCCTTTTGTTGGTGACTTTAGTGAGATCAAAAGTGGTTACATAGAACGGATAAATGAATTGGTTGGATTTCACAAATATGATTATGGTTTTCGAATTACATCAAGATCATCATTTGTGGAAATCATCATATTCATGTTAGTATCACTACAGTCATACATGTTCTCATTTCCAGAATTTGTTTATGTATCAAAATACCTTGAGAAAGAACAGATCGGTGCTATACTGCGGCAACAAGAGAAGAAAGCTGCTTGGAAGACTGCTCAGTTACAGCACACACGTAAAACTGCAGTGCTGAAGCATGCCCGAAGCTTGCAGGTGGAAAAGATGAAATCAGAGATGCTAAACCTTCAAGACCAGCTCCATAATATGAGCACTGATGCAAACTGTAGTAACGCTTCTCTCGAAATAGATGGCCTACGAGAAAGAGGAAATTCTTCCTTAGATTTTCATAGGGAAAGCGAATTCTGGAAGAAAGACCTTGATATAAATACCGAGTCAACAGTCCCAAATAATGTGAATCAATCTCTATTGAGTGAAAAATCTGCAAGGCCACTGGCACCAGAATATTGGAAGCATCCAATTGATTCACCTCATGGAATTGTTGACGTAAAGGATAGAACTGAACACAATGgtgattttgatttaaaaataagGAACCGTTATAAACTTCGAGTCAGGAAAAATGCTTTAGTTTCAGCTGTACATTTCATAGGAAAAGGAGTATCTCAGGTGCAGTCACTTGGAAATATGGCAGTTAGCAATCTAATGAACTATCTGAAGATAGAACATGAAGAACTAGAGTCAACTGACGATTCATCTGATGATGAGGAGTACTATGAGATTGAGAATCAGAATACTGGTGCAGAACCTCTGGAGTCTACATTTTCCTTACACTCTGTCAATGATCATACTGGGCCTGATACTGCTTATCTTCAAATTGGCATTATTTTCCGTTGCATGTGGTCCCGAATGAGGTCGAATAATGATGTTGTTTGCTATTGCTGCTTCATTCTAATATATCTATGGTCCTTCAGTTTACTTTCTGTGGTCTACCTAGCAGCTCTCTTTTTATATGCTCTCTGTCAAAATACTGGTCCCGGTTACATATTTTGGGTTACTATGCTGATATACACTGAGATGTGCATTTTGCTTCAATATTTGTATCAAATCATTATTCAACACACCGAGTTTGAATTCCACGTGAGCTTACTTCAAGAATTGGGGTTCCCTGCGAAAAAAATAACATCATCTTTTGTTACAAACAACTTACCATATTTTCTAGTATATATATTCACTCTCTTGCAAACCTCCATAACTGTGAAAGACGGTGGTTGGACAATCGCTGCAGATTCCAGCTTTAGTAAGAGAAGAAATCAAAACTTCATAGAGGATGTAAACTGCTCCACCTTCCAAGATAGATTAGAGAGATTATTCCTACCACTGAAAAATCTACTGAAACGGTTGGTCAGAAGCCTCTGTAGGTACTGGAGATCATTAACTTGGGGTGCAGAAACACCCCCGTACTTTGTGCAGCTGTCTATGGAAGTTAATATGTGGCCTGAAGAGGGAATTCAGCCAAAGAAAATCGAATCAAGAATAAATAAGTCACTGAAGATATTGCACAATAGAAGATGCAGAGAGGATAAACTTTTCAAGTTGCACTCAGCAAGTAGGGTTCGTGTACAGAGCATAGAAAAAAGTGAAGAGAATGAAAACTTGTGTCTTATTGTTTTTGAGGTGTTATATGCCTCCCCTTCAATTGAGTTTACTGCTGAAGAATGGTATAGCTCATTAACTCCAGCAGAGGATGTATCCAATGAGATTCGTAAAGCTCAACACATTGGTATTTTCAAAGAAATTGGGTTTCCATATCGAATAATTTCCATCATTGGTGGTGGGAAAAGGGAAATAGATCTGTACGCCTACATCTTTGGGGCTGATTTAGCTGTTTTCTTCTTAATAGCCATATTTTATGAATCAGTTATGAAAGCTAACAGTGAGTTTCTTGAAGTCTACCAGTTTGAAGATCAGTTCCCAGAAGATTTTGTATCGGTTCTCATG GTTGTCTTTTTCTTGATCGTGCTGGATCGAATTATATACCTCTGTTCATTTGCAACAGGAAAAGTTATTTTCTATTTATTCAACCTTGTTCTCTTCACATATTCAATCACAAAATATGCTTGGGACATGGATCCTTTGCACAGATACTCTGGAAGATTAGCAATTCGTGCCATTTATTTTACAAAAGCAATTTCACTGGTTTTGCAAGCAATGCAAATTCATTTTGGGATTCCACACAAAAGCACTTTGTACAGGCAGTTTTTGACAAGTAGTGTTTCACGAGTTTATGTTTTGGGGTTTCGACTTTATCGAGCTATACCTTTCCTCTATGAATTGAGATGTGTGCTAGATTGGTCTTGCACGACAACATCTTTGACTATGTATGACTGGCTAAAG CTGGAAGATATTCATGCAAGCTTGTTTCTTGTCAAATGCGATGTGGTTTTGAATAGAGCCAGCCACCAACAAGGACAAAAACAGACAAAAATGACAAAGTTCTGCGGTGGGATATGTTTATTCTTTGTTTTAATGTGTGTTATATGGACTCCGATGCTG ATGTACAGTAGCGGTAACCCAACAAACATTGCAAATCCGATCAAAGATGCCAGTGTTCGGATTGATATAAAGACATTAAGTGGGAGGTTGACATTGTTTGAGACTACTTTGTGTGAAAAGATATCTTGGGAAAGGCTTGAAGCTCGTGCAAGTTTGGATCCTCTGGGTTATCTTAGTGCATACAATGGCAACGACATTCAATTAATTTGCTGCCAATCAGATGCAAGTAGATTGTGGCAAGTCCCACCTATTGTGCAGGCTAGATTTATGAAGTCCCTTAGGTGGAATATGGACATTACTTTCTATTGGGAATTTACCAGAGATAGGCCTAAAGGAAAGGAAGTAGTGAAATATGAATTAACAATACAGGAGCAGGATCTTCCCACATCTTATGAAGTGGCCAGAGTCTTCAATGGTACTTCCAATAGTTTCCCGGTATTCAATATTTATCCCAGATATTTTCGGGTCACAGGCTCCGGAGATGTGCGGTCTCTAGAACAGTCG ATCTTAACGGGCATAACGTCTTTGAAGGTCGAGCTGGTTAGTGGGGATCTTGTCCTTAACCGCGGGGATCCAGAGTGGTGGTCTTTCTATGATCTCGACATCTCAGATTCACATGGATGTGGGAAGTTCCCGGGACCAATGGCTATAATTGTATCCGAAGAGACCCCTC AGGGCATTATCGGTGAAACTCTAAGCAAGTTCAGCATTTGGGGACTTTACATCACGTTTGTGCTTGCAGTTGGACGTTTTATCAGATTACAATGCTCTGATTTACGAATGAGAATTCCTTTTGAGAACCTTCCTTCTTGTGACAG ATTGATGGCAATATGTGAAGATATATATGCTGCAAGAGCAGAAGGAGAGCTTGAAGTGGAAGAGATTCTGTATTGGACGCTTGTTAAAATCTACCGCTCTCCACACATGTTGTTAGAGTATACCCAGGCTGAATAA